A DNA window from Maribellus comscasis contains the following coding sequences:
- the lpxA gene encoding acyl-ACP--UDP-N-acetylglucosamine O-acyltransferase: MKQPLAYVHPDAKVADNVVIEPFVSIDHDVEIGEGTRIGSSVTILPGTRIGKNCNIFPGAVIGAIPQDLKFRGEYTTVEIGDNNTIREMVTINRGTASKGKTVLGNNNLIMAYVHIAHDCFLGNNIILGNNTNMAGEVIVDDWAIISGMTGIHQFCRIGSHVMIGGGSLVRKDVPPFIKAGREPLSYVGINSIGLRRRQYNNEKIREIQDIYRYIYQKGLNTSQAAEIIEAEMPASTERDEILLFVKDSKRGIIRGYYPD, translated from the coding sequence ATGAAACAACCGTTAGCATACGTACACCCTGATGCAAAAGTTGCAGACAATGTTGTAATCGAACCATTTGTTTCCATCGATCATGATGTGGAAATTGGTGAAGGAACCAGGATCGGCTCCAGCGTTACAATACTCCCCGGTACAAGAATTGGAAAAAACTGCAACATTTTTCCGGGAGCTGTAATCGGTGCCATCCCTCAGGATTTAAAATTCAGAGGAGAATATACAACCGTGGAAATCGGCGACAATAATACCATTCGTGAAATGGTTACTATTAACCGGGGAACTGCCTCAAAAGGCAAAACGGTACTCGGGAATAATAACCTGATTATGGCTTATGTACACATCGCACACGATTGTTTTCTAGGAAATAATATAATCCTTGGTAACAATACCAATATGGCCGGAGAAGTTATTGTCGACGACTGGGCTATTATCTCCGGGATGACTGGTATTCATCAATTTTGCAGAATTGGTTCCCACGTAATGATTGGTGGAGGATCGTTGGTTCGAAAAGATGTACCTCCTTTTATTAAAGCCGGCAGGGAACCTTTGTCTTACGTTGGTATAAACTCCATCGGCTTACGTCGGCGTCAATATAACAATGAAAAAATTCGTGAAATCCAGGACATTTACCGGTATATCTACCAAAAAGGGCTAAACACTTCGCAGGCTGCTGAAATTATTGAAGCAGAAATGCCGGCCTCTACTGAACGTGATGAGATATTACTGTTTGTAAAAGATTCAAAACGCGGAATTATCCGGGGATATTATCCGGATTAA
- the thiL gene encoding thiamine-phosphate kinase, with product MKNEKQTQISEVGEFGLIERLTKNIQIKNESTLKGVGDDAAVLDFKNKQVVVSSDLLTEGIHFNLMYVPLKHLGYKSVVVNLSDIFAMNAVPRQIVVNIALSTKFSVEAVEELYSGVHLACEKYGVDLVGGDTTSSLTGLTLSVTVIGETEKENLVYRSGAKPNDLLCVTGDLGGAYMGLQLLERENEVFKVNENMQPQLQGYDYILERQLKPEARGDIVAAFKKIGIKPTSMIDISDGLSSEIMHLCKNSNTGCNLYEDKIPMDFQTKKMAEELSINPLVAALNGGEDYELLFTISIEDYEKIKNDPDFTVIGHMTNVSEGTNLITNAGSAVPLEAQGWNHGK from the coding sequence ATGAAAAACGAAAAGCAGACCCAGATTTCTGAAGTTGGAGAGTTCGGATTGATTGAAAGGCTAACAAAAAATATTCAGATTAAAAATGAAAGCACTTTGAAAGGTGTTGGCGATGACGCCGCTGTACTGGATTTCAAAAACAAGCAGGTAGTTGTTTCATCTGATTTGCTCACTGAGGGGATTCATTTTAATTTGATGTATGTTCCGTTGAAGCATTTGGGATACAAGTCTGTAGTTGTAAATCTTTCTGATATTTTTGCCATGAATGCTGTTCCTCGTCAAATTGTGGTAAATATTGCTCTTTCAACTAAATTTTCGGTAGAAGCGGTAGAGGAATTGTATTCCGGAGTACATTTGGCTTGCGAGAAGTATGGAGTTGATTTGGTTGGGGGAGATACCACAAGTTCATTAACCGGATTGACTTTAAGTGTAACTGTTATTGGCGAAACAGAAAAAGAAAACCTGGTTTACCGGAGTGGTGCAAAACCAAATGACTTGCTTTGTGTTACCGGCGATTTGGGCGGGGCATATATGGGGTTACAATTACTGGAAAGAGAAAATGAGGTTTTTAAAGTGAATGAAAATATGCAGCCTCAGTTGCAGGGTTACGATTATATTTTAGAACGGCAGTTAAAACCGGAAGCTCGTGGCGATATTGTCGCTGCATTCAAAAAAATTGGAATTAAACCTACCTCTATGATTGACATTTCTGATGGCCTCTCATCGGAAATAATGCATTTGTGTAAAAATTCAAATACCGGTTGTAATCTGTATGAAGATAAAATTCCTATGGATTTTCAAACTAAAAAGATGGCTGAGGAATTAAGTATTAATCCTTTGGTTGCTGCGTTAAACGGGGGGGAAGATTATGAGTTGCTGTTTACAATTTCGATCGAAGATTATGAAAAGATTAAAAATGATCCGGATTTTACAGTAATTGGGCACATGACGAATGTTTCAGAGGGTACCAATTTAATAACAAATGCAGGTTCGGCTGTTCCGTTAGAGGCACAGGGATGGAATCATGGAAAATAA
- the sufB gene encoding Fe-S cluster assembly protein SufB, with translation MVEQDKILNEVTQSEYKYGFVTEIDTDIIDKGLNEDVVRTIWKKKNEPEFMLGFRLEAFRKWQKMKMPNWAYLKVPPIDFQEISYYAAPKKKPQYESLDEVDPELLETFNKLGIPLEEQKHLAGVAVDAVIDSVSVKTTFKETLAEQGIIFCSFSEAVQEHPDLVQKYLGQAVPVADNYFAALNSAVFSDGSFCYIPKGVKCPMELSTYFRINAANTGQFERTLIVADDDSYVSYLEGCTAPMRDENQLHAAVVEIIALDRAEVKYSTVQNWYPGDKNGKGGIYNFVTKRGICRGVSSKISWTQVETGSAITWKYPSCILMGDNSIGEFNSVAVTNNHQQADTGSKMIHIGKNTKSTIISKGISAGKSDNSYRGLVKVLPGAINSRNFSQCDSLLLNDTCGAHTFPYIEVGNKSSIVEHEATTSKIGEDQIFYCNQRGIDTEKAIGMIVNGYAKEVLNKLPMEFAVEAQKLLQISLEGSVG, from the coding sequence ATGGTAGAACAAGATAAAATATTAAACGAGGTTACTCAAAGCGAATACAAATACGGATTTGTAACTGAAATAGATACTGACATCATCGATAAAGGTCTGAATGAGGACGTTGTCCGAACCATTTGGAAAAAGAAAAATGAGCCTGAATTTATGCTGGGATTTCGTTTGGAAGCTTTTCGTAAATGGCAAAAAATGAAAATGCCAAACTGGGCTTATCTGAAAGTCCCGCCAATTGATTTTCAGGAGATCAGTTATTATGCTGCACCAAAGAAAAAACCTCAGTACGAGAGCCTTGATGAAGTGGACCCGGAATTACTCGAAACATTCAACAAATTGGGAATTCCGTTGGAAGAACAAAAACATTTAGCCGGTGTTGCAGTCGACGCAGTAATAGATAGCGTGTCGGTTAAAACGACTTTTAAAGAGACATTGGCGGAACAGGGAATTATTTTCTGTTCGTTTAGTGAAGCTGTTCAGGAACATCCGGATTTAGTTCAAAAATATTTGGGACAGGCGGTGCCGGTTGCCGACAATTATTTTGCAGCGCTAAACTCAGCCGTTTTTAGCGATGGATCATTTTGCTACATCCCGAAAGGCGTAAAATGCCCGATGGAATTATCGACTTATTTTAGAATAAATGCGGCAAATACAGGTCAGTTTGAACGCACATTAATTGTTGCTGACGATGACAGCTACGTAAGTTACCTGGAAGGTTGTACCGCACCGATGCGGGATGAAAACCAGTTACATGCTGCAGTTGTAGAAATTATCGCGTTAGATCGGGCCGAAGTAAAATATTCAACCGTTCAGAATTGGTATCCGGGAGATAAAAACGGGAAAGGTGGAATTTACAATTTTGTAACAAAACGTGGTATTTGCCGCGGTGTTTCCTCTAAAATTAGCTGGACTCAGGTCGAAACCGGTTCCGCAATTACCTGGAAATACCCAAGTTGTATTTTAATGGGTGATAACTCTATTGGTGAGTTTAATTCTGTAGCCGTAACCAACAACCATCAACAGGCTGATACCGGTTCCAAAATGATACACATCGGCAAAAACACAAAAAGTACCATTATTTCAAAAGGTATATCGGCGGGTAAAAGCGATAACTCCTACCGGGGCCTCGTAAAAGTTTTGCCGGGAGCAATTAACTCAAGAAACTTTTCTCAATGTGATTCGCTGTTGTTAAACGATACGTGTGGTGCACATACATTTCCTTACATCGAGGTAGGCAACAAATCTTCGATTGTTGAACACGAAGCAACCACCTCAAAAATAGGGGAAGACCAGATTTTCTATTGCAACCAGCGCGGAATAGATACGGAAAAAGCCATCGGTATGATTGTAAACGGTTATGCAAAGGAAGTATTAAACAAACTCCCGATGGAATTTGCAGTTGAAGCACAAAAGCTTCTGCAAATCAGTTTAGAAGGAAGTGTTGGATAA
- the sufC gene encoding Fe-S cluster assembly ATPase SufC has product MLSIKDLYVSVEGMEILKGINLEVKPGEIHAIMGPNGSGKSTLANVLAGKEEYEVTSGEVTYSGEDLLEMSPEDRAREGLFLSFQYPVEIPGVPMVNFLKTSINEQRKYRGQEELTAGEFLKYMREKMELVDMHTKLTNRSVNEGFSGGEKKKNEIFQMALLEPKLAILDETDSGLDIDALKTVARGVNTLRSPENATIVVTHYQRLLDYIVPDYVHVLYQGKIVKSAGKELALELEEKGYDWIKKEMAV; this is encoded by the coding sequence ATGTTATCAATAAAAGACTTATATGTTTCCGTTGAAGGAATGGAAATCCTTAAAGGGATTAATCTGGAAGTAAAACCGGGTGAAATCCACGCCATAATGGGCCCAAATGGTTCAGGCAAAAGTACGCTCGCAAATGTGCTGGCAGGAAAAGAAGAATACGAAGTTACCTCAGGAGAGGTAACATATTCAGGAGAGGACCTCCTTGAAATGTCTCCGGAAGATCGTGCCAGAGAAGGTCTGTTTTTGAGTTTCCAGTACCCGGTTGAAATTCCCGGTGTACCTATGGTAAATTTTTTGAAAACATCAATAAACGAACAAAGAAAATACCGGGGGCAGGAAGAACTTACTGCCGGTGAATTTCTGAAATACATGCGTGAAAAAATGGAATTGGTGGATATGCATACAAAACTGACCAATCGTTCGGTTAATGAAGGATTCTCAGGTGGGGAGAAGAAAAAAAATGAAATCTTTCAGATGGCACTACTGGAGCCTAAATTGGCCATTTTGGATGAAACCGATTCCGGCCTCGATATTGATGCGCTAAAAACCGTTGCCCGTGGCGTAAATACTTTACGCAGTCCTGAAAATGCAACCATTGTAGTTACACACTATCAGCGTTTGCTCGATTATATTGTTCCCGATTATGTTCACGTTCTTTACCAGGGCAAAATTGTAAAATCAGCCGGTAAAGAGCTTGCACTTGAGCTGGAAGAAAAGGGGTACGACTGGATAAAAAAAGAAATGGCGGTTTAA
- the sufD gene encoding Fe-S cluster assembly protein SufD — translation MSVLVEKADLSLKYTGHYNEVKDLLFEGSSHVLNAQRNKAFQDFVMQGIPTRKNENYKYTNLQPQFLPEYKFIHQREEVEADLNEVFRCDVPQLDTHLTLLINGWYYQKNKEAELPEGVILGSLEELANNNPELIEKYYAKIAKTEEDPLVALNTAFAKDGYFLYIPKNVTIEKPLQLINLLQSDKDTYATQRNLIIVESGASLQLLLCNHTLDLNTYLSNSVTEIFVGENAHLDYYTLQNEHNKATSLNSVFIQQERDSTATTHTSSLHGGLIRNNLKFVLNGENAESNMYGMSFIDKKQHVDNFTQVIHAQPHCQSNQLYKNVLNDQSTGAFAGRIHVMRDAQKTNAFQRNNNLLLTDAATMQTKPQLIIDADDVKCSHGATVGQIDEEALFYLRARGIGENKARLMMMNAFAHEVVQEIKIEALRERIDDLVDKRLKGEVARCHECAYNCEC, via the coding sequence ATGAGTGTTTTAGTAGAAAAAGCGGATTTGTCGCTAAAATATACGGGGCATTACAATGAAGTGAAAGACCTTTTGTTTGAAGGCTCTTCCCATGTTTTAAATGCCCAGAGAAATAAAGCTTTTCAGGATTTTGTGATGCAGGGGATTCCTACACGAAAAAATGAAAACTACAAATATACCAATCTGCAGCCGCAATTTTTGCCTGAATACAAATTTATTCACCAAAGAGAAGAGGTTGAAGCAGATTTAAACGAAGTGTTTCGTTGCGATGTCCCTCAACTGGATACCCACCTCACGTTGTTGATTAACGGGTGGTATTACCAAAAAAACAAAGAGGCAGAATTACCGGAAGGCGTTATCCTGGGGAGTTTGGAAGAGCTTGCCAATAACAATCCGGAACTGATTGAAAAATACTATGCAAAAATTGCCAAAACAGAAGAAGATCCTTTGGTGGCATTAAATACAGCTTTTGCAAAAGATGGGTATTTTTTGTACATCCCAAAAAATGTAACGATTGAAAAACCTTTGCAACTGATCAACTTGCTACAATCTGATAAAGATACTTATGCCACTCAGCGTAATTTGATCATAGTGGAATCAGGAGCAAGTTTGCAACTTTTGTTGTGTAACCATACGCTGGATTTGAACACCTACCTAAGTAACTCGGTTACTGAAATTTTTGTAGGAGAAAATGCTCATTTGGATTATTATACACTCCAAAATGAACACAACAAAGCAACATCTCTGAATTCTGTTTTTATTCAGCAGGAGAGAGATTCTACCGCTACTACCCATACTTCGTCGTTACATGGCGGACTGATTAGAAACAACCTGAAATTTGTACTCAACGGCGAAAATGCTGAATCCAATATGTATGGGATGTCGTTTATCGATAAAAAACAACATGTTGATAATTTCACTCAGGTTATTCATGCCCAACCTCATTGCCAGAGCAACCAGTTGTATAAAAATGTGCTCAACGACCAATCGACCGGGGCATTTGCAGGAAGAATCCACGTAATGCGCGACGCACAAAAAACCAACGCATTTCAGCGGAACAACAATTTATTGCTCACCGATGCAGCAACCATGCAAACCAAACCTCAGCTGATTATTGATGCCGATGATGTTAAATGCAGCCATGGTGCAACAGTTGGACAAATCGACGAAGAGGCTTTGTTTTATTTGAGGGCCCGGGGAATTGGGGAAAACAAAGCACGCCTAATGATGATGAATGCTTTTGCTCACGAAGTAGTTCAGGAGATAAAAATTGAAGCTCTTCGCGAGCGGATTGATGATCTGGTTGACAAACGCTTAAAAGGCGAAGTAGCACGTTGTCACGAATGTGCGTACAACTGCGAATGTTAG
- a CDS encoding aminotransferase class V-fold PLP-dependent enzyme: MDYDIQKIRSYFPVLNQKVYNKPFVYFDNAASAQKPVQVLMTEERLHNDFYGNIHRAAHYMADQATIEFEAVRIKIQKFIKAEVREEIIFTKGTTESVNLVAHSFGEKYIQEGDEIIVSEMEHHSNIVPWQLVAGRKNATVIKLPFTDSGELQLDVLEKMINPKTKIIALAHVSNVLGTINPVEKIIEIAHSKNVPVFIDGAQAVQHIPVDVQKLDVDFYAFSAHKMYGPNGVGVLYGKRKWLDEMPPYQGGGEMISEVSFEKTTFNEIPYKFEAGTPNITSVVSFGSAIDLITEIGLQDIGKWEQDILAYAASKLKEISGIKIYGEAPEKSGVISFNVGNTHPYDIGMLLDKMGIAVRTGHHCADPVMQHYKVPGTIRISFGMYNTKEEVDLFIEALKRVLVML, encoded by the coding sequence ATGGATTACGACATTCAAAAAATAAGAAGCTATTTCCCCGTTCTGAACCAAAAGGTTTACAACAAACCGTTTGTATATTTCGACAATGCCGCATCGGCCCAAAAACCGGTACAGGTGCTCATGACGGAAGAGCGACTTCACAACGATTTTTACGGGAATATCCACCGGGCAGCGCATTATATGGCTGACCAGGCAACTATTGAATTTGAAGCTGTTCGTATCAAAATTCAGAAGTTTATAAAGGCTGAAGTTCGGGAAGAAATCATTTTTACCAAAGGAACTACTGAAAGCGTAAACCTGGTTGCGCATTCTTTTGGCGAAAAATATATTCAGGAAGGCGATGAAATTATCGTTTCCGAAATGGAACATCATTCAAACATTGTTCCCTGGCAGCTGGTCGCAGGCAGAAAAAATGCAACGGTTATAAAACTCCCTTTTACCGATTCAGGAGAACTTCAGTTGGATGTTTTAGAGAAAATGATCAATCCCAAAACAAAAATTATCGCGTTGGCACATGTCTCCAATGTTTTGGGAACCATAAATCCTGTTGAAAAAATTATTGAGATTGCGCATAGCAAAAATGTCCCTGTTTTTATCGACGGGGCACAAGCTGTTCAGCACATTCCCGTTGACGTTCAAAAACTGGATGTTGATTTTTATGCCTTTTCTGCACATAAAATGTACGGTCCAAACGGTGTTGGTGTGTTATACGGAAAACGAAAATGGCTCGATGAGATGCCTCCATACCAGGGAGGAGGAGAAATGATTTCGGAAGTTTCGTTTGAAAAAACAACCTTTAATGAAATCCCCTACAAGTTCGAGGCAGGAACCCCAAATATTACCAGTGTAGTTTCATTTGGTTCCGCCATCGATTTGATTACTGAGATTGGGCTGCAAGATATTGGAAAATGGGAACAGGATATCCTAGCTTATGCCGCATCAAAATTAAAGGAAATCTCCGGAATAAAAATCTATGGAGAGGCACCGGAAAAATCGGGTGTCATCTCATTTAATGTTGGCAATACCCATCCTTACGATATCGGAATGTTACTTGATAAAATGGGAATCGCAGTTCGAACGGGTCATCATTGTGCCGATCCGGTTATGCAACACTACAAGGTTCCCGGAACGATTCGTATTTCGTTTGGAATGTACAACACAAAAGAAGAAGTTGATCTTTTTATCGAGGCATTGAAAAGAGTGCTGGTGATGTTATAA
- a CDS encoding DUF6132 family protein, translating into MKQFLVRYKWKIVGVFLGALAGFLYWYYIGCTSGTCPIQSNWHTSTLYGALIGYVFPNSPGKGKKESSAKPENL; encoded by the coding sequence ATGAAGCAATTTCTTGTCAGATATAAGTGGAAAATTGTAGGTGTTTTCCTGGGCGCATTGGCCGGATTTCTTTACTGGTATTATATTGGCTGCACTTCCGGAACCTGCCCGATTCAGTCAAACTGGCATACCAGTACACTTTATGGCGCTTTGATCGGGTATGTTTTTCCAAACAGTCCTGGAAAAGGAAAAAAGGAATCTTCAGCAAAACCAGAGAATTTATAA
- the rbr gene encoding rubrerythrin: protein MTSLKGTQTEQNLLKAFAGESQARMRYNYFAEKAREEGLEQIAAIFEETAMNEKVHAKRFFDFLEGGMVEVTASYPAGKVGTTLENLKAAAEGENEEWTDLYPEFARIAEEEGFKNVAKAFTLIARVEKEHEERYRTFYTNLEEGKVFKRGDKVIWKCRECGFIHEGTVAPKKCPACLAEQAFFEIAASNY, encoded by the coding sequence ATGACTAGTTTAAAAGGTACACAAACCGAACAAAATTTATTAAAGGCGTTTGCAGGTGAGTCTCAGGCACGTATGAGGTATAATTATTTTGCAGAAAAAGCCAGGGAAGAAGGATTGGAACAAATTGCCGCCATTTTTGAGGAAACCGCCATGAACGAGAAAGTACATGCAAAGCGTTTTTTTGATTTTTTAGAGGGTGGAATGGTTGAGGTCACAGCGTCGTATCCGGCTGGAAAAGTGGGGACAACTTTGGAAAATTTAAAAGCAGCAGCAGAAGGGGAAAATGAAGAATGGACTGATTTGTACCCTGAGTTTGCACGTATTGCAGAGGAAGAAGGATTTAAAAATGTGGCAAAAGCATTTACTTTAATTGCCCGTGTTGAAAAGGAGCACGAAGAACGCTACCGTACTTTTTATACCAATTTGGAAGAAGGAAAAGTGTTTAAACGTGGAGATAAGGTGATTTGGAAATGCCGGGAGTGTGGTTTTATTCACGAAGGAACAGTTGCACCTAAAAAATGCCCGGCTTGTCTGGCTGAGCAGGCTTTTTTTGAAATTGCAGCATCTAATTACTAA
- a CDS encoding SufE family protein, giving the protein MSIEEIQQEIIEEFSLYEDWMDKYSYLIELGNGLKELDPKDKNDQNLIKGCQSRVWLVAEKKEGKIYFHGESDAVIVKGLVALLLRVVSGRTPKELMESDLHFIDDLGLKQHLSPTRSNGLLAMVKQIRLYGVAYSRIAD; this is encoded by the coding sequence ATGTCGATAGAAGAAATACAACAGGAAATAATTGAAGAGTTTTCCCTTTACGAAGACTGGATGGACAAGTACTCGTATTTGATTGAACTGGGAAACGGTTTAAAGGAATTGGACCCGAAAGATAAGAATGACCAAAATTTAATTAAAGGTTGTCAGTCGCGGGTTTGGCTGGTTGCAGAGAAAAAAGAAGGAAAAATATATTTCCACGGAGAAAGTGATGCAGTTATTGTAAAAGGGTTGGTTGCCCTGCTTTTAAGAGTTGTTTCAGGAAGAACACCAAAAGAATTGATGGAATCTGATTTGCATTTTATCGACGATTTGGGACTCAAACAACATCTTTCGCCAACACGCTCAAACGGGTTGCTGGCCATGGTAAAACAAATTCGGTTATACGGTGTTGCTTATAGCAGGATTGCAGATTGA
- a CDS encoding metal-sulfur cluster assembly factor — protein MDKRIDLIINNLKEVYDPEIPVNIYDLGLIYNVDVDNDNNANIVMTLTAPGCPVVDILMDDVTAAARAVEGIENVNVDLTFEPPWDKSMMSEEARLELGFF, from the coding sequence ATGGACAAAAGAATTGATTTAATCATAAATAATCTCAAAGAGGTGTACGACCCGGAAATTCCGGTAAATATATACGACCTCGGATTAATATATAATGTTGATGTTGACAATGACAACAACGCGAATATAGTTATGACACTCACTGCTCCGGGTTGCCCCGTTGTTGATATTTTAATGGACGATGTAACTGCTGCAGCGCGTGCAGTGGAAGGAATTGAAAATGTAAACGTCGACCTTACCTTTGAGCCGCCATGGGATAAATCGATGATGAGCGAAGAAGCCAGGCTGGAGCTGGGATTCTTTTAA
- a CDS encoding mandelate racemase/muconate lactonizing enzyme family protein: protein MNLNRRNFLKSSSLALVGTATSHSASSFQIDEKNEYSNLDKILTKPVLKKELFPAPVIIDTLELLRYKNNFICRVRSTDGEEGISVGNNMQMVSLYPIFTERLQPFFPGKDARDLEKILEEVYVYQSNYKLQSLALWVPLATIEFAVLDMLGKIAGKPMGELIGKIYHNEIAVYQANNFRGKTAQESIEGIKRQVEETQAKAVKFKIGGRMSNNADYPPGRTEELIPLVRKTFGENMTIYADSNGSYTVDEAIRIGRVLQEYKIDFYEEPVPFDWYEDTLEVAKALAVPIAGGEQEPSMHNFRWLIANDALQIVQPDIFYFGGMIRSMKVALMADLLGKPCVPHISGSGLGYLYMMHFVSAIPNAGPFHEFKGFNNEIPLECKTSDLESNNGVVTVPSGPGLGVEIDPEFIGRHKLVKG, encoded by the coding sequence ATGAACCTAAATCGCCGTAATTTTTTAAAAAGCTCTTCGCTGGCTTTGGTCGGAACTGCAACTTCACACTCTGCTTCTTCATTTCAAATTGATGAAAAAAACGAATATTCAAATCTGGATAAAATATTAACCAAGCCGGTACTTAAAAAAGAGTTATTCCCTGCTCCCGTCATTATTGATACGCTGGAATTGCTGAGGTACAAAAATAATTTTATTTGCCGTGTGCGTTCAACTGACGGTGAAGAAGGAATTTCTGTGGGAAACAATATGCAGATGGTTTCGTTGTATCCCATTTTTACCGAACGTCTTCAGCCATTCTTTCCGGGGAAAGATGCCCGCGATTTAGAAAAGATTTTGGAAGAGGTGTATGTTTACCAAAGCAATTATAAATTACAAAGCCTGGCACTTTGGGTACCGCTGGCTACCATCGAATTTGCCGTTTTGGATATGCTGGGGAAAATTGCCGGAAAACCGATGGGGGAGCTGATTGGGAAAATTTATCACAATGAAATTGCTGTATACCAGGCAAACAATTTCAGAGGGAAAACAGCGCAGGAGTCTATTGAAGGTATTAAGAGACAGGTGGAAGAAACTCAGGCGAAAGCAGTGAAATTTAAAATTGGTGGAAGAATGAGTAACAATGCTGATTATCCACCGGGAAGAACAGAAGAGTTGATTCCGCTTGTTCGTAAAACATTTGGTGAGAATATGACAATTTATGCAGATTCCAACGGATCTTATACGGTTGACGAAGCCATCAGGATAGGGAGAGTTTTGCAAGAGTATAAAATTGATTTTTATGAAGAACCCGTTCCTTTTGACTGGTATGAAGATACGCTCGAAGTGGCGAAAGCACTGGCAGTGCCGATTGCCGGCGGAGAGCAGGAGCCAAGCATGCACAATTTCAGGTGGCTGATTGCCAACGATGCTTTACAAATTGTGCAGCCCGATATTTTTTATTTTGGCGGGATGATTCGTTCCATGAAAGTAGCATTAATGGCTGATCTTTTGGGGAAACCTTGTGTGCCACATATTTCCGGTTCCGGTCTTGGATATTTATATATGATGCATTTTGTTTCTGCTATTCCGAACGCCGGACCGTTTCATGAATTTAAGGGATTTAACAACGAAATTCCCCTGGAATGCAAAACATCGGATCTGGAAAGTAATAACGGTGTAGTAACTGTGCCATCGGGCCCGGGGCTGGGTGTCGAAATCGATCCGGAATTTATTGGCAGGCACAAGTTGGTCAAAGGGTAA
- the queG gene encoding tRNA epoxyqueuosine(34) reductase QueG, which produces MQKEKHLSNIIKSKAKDLGFLECAILPVQELADEKEHFQKWLNKEMHGKMAYMARNLEKRLNPELLYENAKTIIVVLQNYYPKATQKDETAPVLSKYAYGTDYHFVMKDKLETLLSFIQNEIAPCNGRPFVDSAPVLERAWAKRAGLGWVGKNSNLISVTHGSFFFIGELMLDIELPYDESKLVRDHCGNCTRCVDACPTKAIVSNQVVDARKCISYQTIELRGDLDEKLKGQFKNRIFGCDICQDVCPWNLKSKPHDEPNFLPKSKLLELTRDEWHNIDKPLFKDIFKNSAVKRTGFKGLKRNLRFIQPETDG; this is translated from the coding sequence ATGCAGAAAGAAAAACACTTATCAAATATAATAAAATCCAAAGCCAAAGATTTAGGTTTTCTGGAATGCGCCATACTTCCGGTTCAAGAACTTGCGGATGAAAAAGAACATTTTCAGAAATGGCTCAACAAAGAGATGCATGGAAAAATGGCTTACATGGCCAGAAATTTGGAAAAGCGGTTGAATCCCGAACTGTTGTATGAAAACGCAAAAACAATAATTGTAGTTCTTCAAAACTATTATCCGAAAGCTACACAAAAAGACGAAACCGCACCGGTTCTTTCTAAGTATGCCTATGGAACTGACTATCATTTTGTAATGAAAGACAAATTGGAAACGCTGCTTTCTTTTATTCAGAATGAAATTGCACCATGCAACGGAAGGCCGTTTGTGGATTCCGCACCGGTTTTAGAACGTGCATGGGCAAAACGTGCAGGATTAGGCTGGGTAGGTAAAAACAGTAATCTTATTTCGGTAACACACGGAAGTTTCTTTTTTATCGGGGAACTAATGCTTGATATCGAACTTCCGTACGACGAATCCAAATTGGTGCGCGACCACTGTGGGAATTGCACGCGTTGTGTCGATGCCTGCCCTACTAAAGCGATTGTTTCCAACCAGGTGGTTGATGCGCGAAAATGTATTTCGTACCAAACCATTGAATTGCGGGGTGATTTGGATGAAAAGCTCAAAGGTCAGTTTAAAAACCGAATTTTTGGTTGCGACATTTGCCAGGATGTGTGCCCGTGGAATTTAAAGTCGAAACCGCATGATGAACCGAATTTTCTACCAAAATCCAAACTGCTTGAACTTACCAGGGACGAATGGCACAACATCGACAAACCACTATTTAAAGACATTTTTAAAAATTCGGCTGTGAAGCGAACCGGATTTAAAGGACTTAAACGTAACCTCAGGTTTATTCAACCCGAAACCGATGGCTAA